The genomic window AATCCCAAATTGGTAGATATTGCCCGGTGGCACCACTTCTGCCAGCTGACGCATAACCGTGGCATGGGACAGTACTTCGCCCTCATATTCGGCCCGCAGATCGGCATGGGCATCAAATTGCAGCACGGTAAGATCGGAACCGTGGACTGCGGTCAAGCCCTGGACCGCCGGCAACGTGAGCAGGTGTTCGCCACCGAGGATAAACGGTACCTGGCTGTTTTGGGCCAGGTCTCTGACGGCGGCCTGGATGGCGCTAAGAGAGCGTTTGACCCCTCCGGCCGGCAAAGCCAGGTCACCGAGATCGGAAAAATACACTTCTTTTAGATCCCGTTCTTGGTACAGGCTAAATTCCTCCAGCACCCAGGAGGCCAGCCGGATCGCTTCCGGGCCGCGACGGGTGCCGGGACGAAAACTCACCGTCACATCCAAAGGTACACCGAGCAAACAAAAGCAATCTTGTTTCGGCTTGGAAGCGGCGGCCAGAAAGGTGCTCGGCTGTATTTCGGTTCGCATAGAGGTCCCTCACGGTCTGTCCGCTTGGTGGAGAAGATCTTGGACAAACTGCGGCAGGGCGAAGGAGGCATGGTGCACCTGCGGGGTATAGTAGCGATAGCCCAAATCGCTGATGGTGGCCGGATCCACCTTGAGCGGATCATACTGCTTGGAACCTAAGGTAAAGCTCCACATACCACAGGGATAAGTGGGTATGTTGCACAGGTACATACGGGTGATGGGAAAGGCTGCTTTAATGCCGTGGTAAATCTCCGGCAGCATAATCTCAAAGTTGAGCCACGGTGATTCGGTTTGGGCTACAAACACACCGTTGTCCTTAAGGGCCCGGGCGGCATTGGCATAAAACTCGGCCCGAAACAGGCCCAGTGCCGGCCCGATAGGGTCGGATGAGTCGATGATAATCACATCGTATTCATCTTTACAGTCGGCAATGAATTTGATGCCGTCGGTGTGATGGATGGTAACCCGCGGATCGCTGAGACCACAGCTGATCTCCGGCAAATATTCTTTGGCTGCGGCCACCACTTCCGGGTCTATTTCCACCAAATGAACTTCTTTTACGCTCTGATGCTTTACCGTCTCACGCACCGTACCCCCGTCACCGCCCCCGATTATCAGCACCTTTTTTGGCTGCGGATGAGTAAACAACGGTACATGGGCAATCATTTCGTGATAAACATACTCATCGCCCACGGTAGTTTGAATCGCACCGTCTAAAATCAGCGTCCGACCGAAACGCTCGGTCTCCACTACTAGCAGTTCTTGATACTTGGTCTTTTTATGAGCCAAGACTTTCTTAATGTGATACTTCACGGCAAGATTCGAGTTTTCGGTTTCAGTGAACCAAAGGTTCAAGTCAATGCACCTCCAAACAGGTAGTAAACGGCTATTGGAACCGCCATGGTCAAGCATATTATACCAGAGGACCACAAAAAGGCCAGATCAAAATACAGCTCGGCCCAGGCTGAGACACTATTTAGCATCGGCGGAAAGAAAGAGGAACTTTTTACAAATAAGTGGTGGAAATTGGTTTTTTGGCAGGGAAAAACTACCTTATTGTAGAAATATTAGATTATGATAACTACATGTGTCGGTCTTGCAGGTATAGCGGTATTGCTCCTTTATGACCTAGTCACGCTTCGACACTGGAGAGGCCGCGGTGTTCTAGCCCTATTAGGCTATGGGTTGCATGGGGGTGCTATCTTGGCCGCAACCTTGGCCAGGGAAAGGTGCACCTTGCCGGTAGGAAGCGCGGGATTAGGTTGGCTCCTCTTTTTACCTGGTTTTAGCTGGCTGATCTATTCTCTGTTTTTGTTCGCCCCTATTGCCAACACCTACGTGGTCCGAGACGGACCGGTTCTTATCACCTCCGGCCCTTATGCTTGTTGTCGGCATCCGGGCCTGATTGGCCATGCCCTGACTATCGGCGGCTTAGTTCTCGTTTCGCGGTCAACCATGCTGGCCCGGGGCGGATTGATATGGATAGGAGCCAATTTGGTCTATGTCCTCTGGCAGGATCAATGGTTGTTTCCGCGTCTCTTCCCTGACTATAACGACTATAAAATGACCACGCCGATGTTGATCCCTAGTAGGTCAAGTATTAGGTATCTTTTGAATACCTGGAGACTTCAGTAGCGGAAAGGCGGTCATTGAATTGACAAATCTGGAAAGTCTTTTGCGTAATGGCCACAAGGATGCTGCCTGGTCTAAGTATTGTGGTTTTATCGATCTTTCCTTGGCCGATTTCATGCAAGTGCAAGAACGGCTGCTGGCTGAACAATGGCAGCTCCTGGCCAACTGTAGCTTAGGGAGAAAACTGTTGGGCGATTGCCTCCCCCAGTCGGTAAACGAGTTTCGTAAACACGTTCCGCTTACAACCTACGAGGATTACCTGCCCTATTTAGAGGAGAAACGAGAAGACGTGTTCCCGGCCCAGCCTTACTTATGGGTGTGCACATCGGGAAAAACCGGCGTCTACGATCGTAAGTGGGCTCCTTATCCGCACGCCTGGGTGGAAACTAACGCCAAGAACTTCTTGGCCGCCATTATCTTTTCGGTCTGTACTAAAAAAGGTGACTTCACTTTAAAGGAAGGGTTCAAGTTCTTGTATGCCATGGCTCCCCCGCCCTATCTTACCGGCATGGTGCCCTATGGCTTGAAAGATGAATTCCCGTTTGAATATCTGCCCCCCATTGATCAAGCCGAAAAAATGGGTTTTGAGGAACAAAATGATGAAGGCTTCCGCTTGGGTATGGCCAAAGGCATCGATCTTTTCTTCGGCCTGTCCAGTATTCTGGCCCGAATCGGCGAACGCTTCGCCCAAGGCGGGAGCAGCAAGCTCAATCTAGGCTCCATTGGAGTCCCGGGACTGGCGCGGCTGGCATCTGGGTACGCCAAAAGCTGGTGGCACAAACGCCCCCTGTTGCCCCGGGATGTGTGGCATTTAAGGGGTATCATCTGTGCCGGTACCGACACCGTCTTTTACAAAGAGCGGATTGAGTACTACTGGGGAAGAAAACCGTTGGAGATCTACGGTGGAACTGAAGTGGGCATTGCGGCTACGCAAACCTGGGATTACGAGGGCATGGTGTTGTTCCCAGACGCTAACTTTTGGGAATTCATTCCGGAAGAAGAACACCGCAAGTGCAACCTTGATCCTTCCTATCAACCGGGCACTCTGCTTCTGCCCGAATTGGAGCCGGAACGACAGTATGAATTGGTGGTAACAAGTCTCCGCGGGGGTACCTTTGTACGCTACCGCGTAGGTGACCTGATCAGGGTCGTCAGTCGGCGAAATGCCCACCTGGGGATAGAGTTACCCCAGATTGTCTACGACGACCGGGTGGAAGACTTCATCGACTTAGCCAGCTTCACCAGAATCACCGAGCGAACCATCTGGGAAGCTTTACACCTGGCCGATATCAGGCCCGTCAATTGGCTGGCCCGTAAAGCGGCCGGTAACGACGGTCGGCCGGCGCTGGAACTGTTGTTGGAGCTGGCTGGCGGCGAAAGTGTGGAGGAACAGGAGAACTGCATTCACCATGCTTTGAGGAAAATAGATGCCGATTACCGGGATCTGGAAAACTTCATGGGGTATCAGCCCCTGAAACTGGTGCCGCTGCCGGCTGGAGCTTGTCAAAGGCTGACCCGGGAGATCATGGGGGCCCGACTCAATCCGCCGCCACAGCTTCTGGACCAGTTGCTGCCGGGACAGCCACTTGCCGAGACTCTGTATCAGTGTGGTCGCTAAGTGTAGTTGTTAGGAGCTGAGTCCAAGATGACAATCTCCATGATTGTGCCATTGATCGCCTTTTTTTCCTACTGTGCTCTGCTTCTGGTCACCTTTAGGAGCCCGCGCACGCGGGTAACTAAGGTTTTTGCCGTTTACTTGGTGGTGATGATGCTTTGGAGCCTCAGCTCGTTCATGATGCGAACCGGTCTCTACCCGGGGCCGAAGATTTGGAACCAGATCATGGTCTGGGGAATGATCGGGGTACCTTTTGTCTTTTATCATTTCAGTCGGGAAATATTAAGCTATCAAAGGCTGGCCTGGACTGAACAGTTGGGGTACGTTTTTTATCTAATTTTCGCCCTCACCAATCTGTTCGGATTGATAGTCACCGACGCTTACCTGACTGAATCGAATTTTGTCTACCAATTAGGCCCCGGAGCGGCGGCCTTTGCTGCCGTGGCCGCAGTGTACCAGTTGTCCTCGGTAACTTTGTTGCTACGGTCCGGAATCAAGGATCCTACTTCCTTTTGGACCAATCACCTGATATACCCTTCTATCGGCTCCATCCTGGTTCTAATCGGCAGCCTGCTCAATTTCTTTCCACTGATCGGTCAATACCCGGTGGATATCGCCGCTAACCTGATCAACGCCTTCCTGTTGGCCTTTGCCATTTTTCGCTACCGCTTGCTCAATATTACCATTACTATTAGACGAGCAGTGGTCTATTCTATTTTGACCGTCATGATCAGCAGCAGTTATGTGTTGT from Bacillota bacterium includes these protein-coding regions:
- the speB gene encoding agmatinase, with translation MRTEIQPSTFLAAASKPKQDCFCLLGVPLDVTVSFRPGTRRGPEAIRLASWVLEEFSLYQERDLKEVYFSDLGDLALPAGGVKRSLSAIQAAVRDLAQNSQVPFILGGEHLLTLPAVQGLTAVHGSDLTVLQFDAHADLRAEYEGEVLSHATVMRQLAEVVPPGNIYQFGIRSATAAEVSYARSHTHFFPFQVLEPVAAVRSSLGDRPVYVSIDIDVFDPAFAPGVGTPEPGGQTVTAMLAALKLLQGLNIVGADIVEVCPPFDPSERTAALAALLVRELLLLWS
- the speE gene encoding polyamine aminopropyltransferase, whose product is MLDHGGSNSRLLPVWRCIDLNLWFTETENSNLAVKYHIKKVLAHKKTKYQELLVVETERFGRTLILDGAIQTTVGDEYVYHEMIAHVPLFTHPQPKKVLIIGGGDGGTVRETVKHQSVKEVHLVEIDPEVVAAAKEYLPEISCGLSDPRVTIHHTDGIKFIADCKDEYDVIIIDSSDPIGPALGLFRAEFYANAARALKDNGVFVAQTESPWLNFEIMLPEIYHGIKAAFPITRMYLCNIPTYPCGMWSFTLGSKQYDPLKVDPATISDLGYRYYTPQVHHASFALPQFVQDLLHQADRP
- a CDS encoding GH3 auxin-responsive promoter family protein, coding for MTNLESLLRNGHKDAAWSKYCGFIDLSLADFMQVQERLLAEQWQLLANCSLGRKLLGDCLPQSVNEFRKHVPLTTYEDYLPYLEEKREDVFPAQPYLWVCTSGKTGVYDRKWAPYPHAWVETNAKNFLAAIIFSVCTKKGDFTLKEGFKFLYAMAPPPYLTGMVPYGLKDEFPFEYLPPIDQAEKMGFEEQNDEGFRLGMAKGIDLFFGLSSILARIGERFAQGGSSKLNLGSIGVPGLARLASGYAKSWWHKRPLLPRDVWHLRGIICAGTDTVFYKERIEYYWGRKPLEIYGGTEVGIAATQTWDYEGMVLFPDANFWEFIPEEEHRKCNLDPSYQPGTLLLPELEPERQYELVVTSLRGGTFVRYRVGDLIRVVSRRNAHLGIELPQIVYDDRVEDFIDLASFTRITERTIWEALHLADIRPVNWLARKAAGNDGRPALELLLELAGGESVEEQENCIHHALRKIDADYRDLENFMGYQPLKLVPLPAGACQRLTREIMGARLNPPPQLLDQLLPGQPLAETLYQCGR